One Patescibacteria group bacterium DNA window includes the following coding sequences:
- a CDS encoding Hsp20/alpha crystallin family protein: protein MTKIIWSKITGLPKDIFEKETEEVNTTSEAPVKKKAKEKKPFMAKKKPEESEIKKWLPDSGQGQLVVDIFERDNNIIVESTIAGINKEDIDITVESDLIVIRGERRQETEDESKNYYLQECFWGKFSRTLVLP from the coding sequence ATGACAAAAATTATTTGGTCAAAAATAACCGGTCTGCCTAAGGATATTTTTGAAAAAGAAACCGAGGAAGTAAATACGACTTCAGAGGCGCCAGTAAAGAAAAAAGCAAAAGAAAAAAAGCCGTTTATGGCCAAAAAGAAACCTGAAGAAAGCGAGATAAAAAAATGGCTGCCTGATTCAGGCCAAGGTCAATTGGTAGTTGATATTTTTGAGAGAGACAATAATATTATTGTTGAATCCACGATTGCCGGCATTAACAAAGAAGATATTGATATCACGGTTGAATCCGACTTGATTGTTATCCGGGGTGAAAGAAGACAGGAAACAGAAGATGAATCAAAGAATTATTATTTGCAAGAATGTTTTTGGGGAAAATTTTCCCGGACATTGGTTTTGCC
- a CDS encoding DUF4931 domain-containing protein yields MKTEIRKDYFLNKYVIITPDRAKRPHVAIVKNINKKWVKCPFCFKGIEKKLIIKHYQFSNNQISVIKNKYPVLTLGNPKSYGKHEIIIETPKHGTELSQLPLKNFIDLLKVFQDRTITLSKIKGIDYILIFKNQGGKAGASLVHSHCQVFASKLLPPDLEEEFQAMDKYQRKNKSCPYCDIIKKEEKGPRRIYNDRHMVAFAPYASAFHYETWIFPRRRLDNITNLSEEELISLAKVLKKVLTKIYKLGLSYNFFLHQVISKRNQHFYLKIQPRDSVWGGVELGSGIIINSMPPEKAAAYLR; encoded by the coding sequence ATGAAAACAGAAATTCGCAAAGATTATTTTTTAAATAAATACGTTATTATTACTCCTGATCGGGCTAAAAGGCCGCACGTTGCGATTGTAAAAAATATAAATAAAAAATGGGTCAAATGCCCTTTTTGTTTTAAAGGAATAGAAAAAAAATTGATAATTAAACATTATCAATTTTCTAATAATCAGATTTCAGTTATAAAAAATAAATATCCGGTTTTGACCCTTGGTAATCCGAAATCTTACGGGAAACATGAAATAATTATAGAAACGCCTAAACACGGAACAGAACTTTCTCAATTACCCTTGAAAAATTTTATTGATCTTTTAAAAGTTTTCCAAGACAGAACTATAACACTCAGCAAAATAAAAGGCATTGATTATATTTTGATTTTTAAAAATCAAGGCGGCAAAGCCGGCGCGTCCTTGGTTCATTCGCATTGCCAAGTTTTCGCTTCAAAATTGCTGCCCCCGGATTTGGAAGAAGAATTTCAGGCAATGGACAAATATCAGCGCAAAAATAAATCCTGCCCGTATTGCGATATTATTAAAAAAGAAGAAAAAGGGCCGCGTCGTATTTATAATGATCGCCATATGGTCGCTTTTGCGCCTTATGCCTCAGCTTTTCATTATGAAACCTGGATTTTTCCCCGACGGCGTCTAGATAATATTACTAATTTATCCGAAGAAGAATTAATCTCTTTGGCTAAGGTTTTGAAAAAAGTTTTGACTAAAATTTATAAGCTAGGCCTTTCTTATAATTTTTTTCTTCATCAAGTTATTTCCAAGAGAAATCAGCATTTTTATTTGAAAATTCAGCCACGCGATTCGGTTTGGGGAGGGGTGGAATTAGGCTCGGGAATTATTATTAATTCTATGCCTCCGGAAAAAGCCGCCGCTTATTTACGTTAA